From a single Melospiza georgiana isolate bMelGeo1 chromosome 5, bMelGeo1.pri, whole genome shotgun sequence genomic region:
- the LOC131083931 gene encoding placenta-specific gene 8 protein-like, translated as MASQTVITVQPQFSAAQQPVGEWQTGLLDCCSDCGVCLCGMFCFFCLNCQVAGNMDECCLCGSSVAMRTLYRTRYNIPGSILRDFCSIWCCTPCALCQLKRDINRRRAMGIFW; from the exons ATGGCCTCTCAAACTGTGATTACAGTCCAACCCCAGTTTTCAGCTGCCCAACAGCCTGTTGGGGAGTGGCAAACAGGGCTGCTGGACTGCTGCTCCGATTGCGGTGTAT GTCTCTGTGGGATGTTCTGCTTCTTCTGCCTAAACTGCCAGGTGGCTGGCAACATGGATGAGTGCTGCCTGTGCGGCTCTAGTGTGGCCATGAGGACCCTGTACCGCACCAGATACAACATCCCA ggctccatcctgCGAGACTTTTGCTCCATCTGGTGTTGCACCCCATGTGCGCTCTGCCAGCTGAAGAGAGACATCAACCGCAGGAGGGCAATGGGCATATTCTGGTAA